The sequence below is a genomic window from Nicotiana tomentosiformis chromosome 6, ASM39032v3, whole genome shotgun sequence.
agaaaaaatattatcaTATTTAAGTAGTTACGCGCTCAAAATTTGTGTAAAAGTTACTTCTTTTGCCACATTAGCTAGTGGGTTCAATAGGCACACTTCTATTAGGGTTGAAGTATCCAATAGGTACAAGTCTTAGTTGGAGTGTATAAATAAAATTTGAAGCCAACTTTAAGGGACGGTCTATATATTTGGCCAACTTTATAACACTTCTAAAGTGATGGAAAATGGAGGAACATAAGTGTTAACAATAAATTAGATGTAAACttgaaatttattttatttaaatttgagGCTAAAATATTTTTGCCATTCATATGTTATGGAAAGATTATTTAAAATCTTTAGTTTCGTGCGAAGTGCGAAATTATTTACTAGTGTAGTATAAATGTTGGAATTTCCATTCAAACCAGCAGTTTTAGCTTAGATTCTAAATATGTGTTAATAATTCACTAATAATTAAGAATAAACAATAAACCTCGAACGTAATAAATTAAATAAGTTATTGTATAATTTCAAACTCGAAATCATAAAGTTCTTAGATATGCCGCCTATGCGCTGGCAAAGTATTGAGCTTGTGGTGTATTGtaattaggggtgttcataaaaacccgaaaaactGAACCAAATCGACTGAAAAAACCGATatattttaggtttggtttgtttttggttttgaattttaaaaaccgataaaATATGGTTTGGTTTtagttttaatcaaaaaataaccagAAAAAAatgaaccaaaccgactatacaagtagatatttaaatttattattacacctatatatatgtatatttttatataaagtttctaaaattttatggtacatattagtcgttgatatttttagtctaattttttgttattataataatctaattctttgcctttacattttagtttgattggtagttatcTTTGCTGCGtataagaatttatttcatgttaaaaataatcgatttttaattgagtacttaaattattcatcactatttgattcaattatcatcaatatatcttggtaaatgatagatttctcaaagaacaattggtttgatagtgttacgttgaaaatgtcgTCTCcgaaatatgtgtttggtagtgtatgcctcgtatttaagaaaaaatgataaataaccgaaaaaatcaaaaaaccgacaaaaatcgaCTTaaatggtttggtttggttccaatatctAAAGAACCGACTTACTTGATTTGGTTTCTTTTTTGAAAAAAACCAATCCAAACTGAACCACCAACAACCCTAACTGTAATGCATAAGATGATTGTTTCCACCGACCAATCTACCACGGCCTAATCAAAAGGATAGTAGAATGTCTGTTACCGAATcaacaaaactaaaaaaaataaggaGTTTTCTAGGCAATATTGCAGCTTGAAGCCAAGACTTATCTTTTCCAAGAAAGGAAGCCCCCATACCCAGTGCCCCGCCTCACCGCTTGGAGAAGAAGAGAGTCAAGAGAGAAGAATTCCTTTTAAATGTACTTGGAAATGTAAACACAGAAACAAATTGGCGTAGACTTATGAAGAATAGATCAGATCCAATTCCAATTCAATCTGCAGTTGTTTTCTGTATGGAAATAGCAGAGCGCCCCGGAAAATAAATTACAACTACAATAAGACTAGTTAGGGTTGTTGTTTCAGCAGCAGCAGTCAGCTGTCAGCAGACATGTGATGTGATAAATTCCAGACGAGCAACAATATGGGTTAAGGATGCTTAATTAATCTGATACTAGCATTATTTACACCATTTCCTTTAATTTCAAAACAACCGTTGCACTGTCGGGTGAAGCGTGATTCCAGAGCGCAAAAACGTATTACTGAAAGAAGATTCATTTAAATTGCAAATATCAACGTCTTATGATGTTATGTATAATGTTTGTATGTCATGACTTCAATTTCTTAATTACCCTAGAATTGCATCTACTGTTCTCTGTTGTCCAAATTAAATTAAAAGTCTGTAATTTCTTCATCTGAAAAATGAAAACTTCTGCCTGACAAAGGTTTCTTAAATTTGTTACCATCCTATAACTGAATACTTATTTAAACAAGATCCAGGTGAAGATGTCCAACTCTCCGGCCATCGGTTGAAGCCAGGCACCTTGGGCTGCTAAATTGATCAGGTTTTGTCTATATTTTGGTGTCCAGCGCCTGTGCAAGTAATGCGTGAGATCCAAAAGTAAAGGGAAACGCTAACCCTCATTTAATTACTTCTATTATTATATTCCTAACCGGCCAGCAATCTATAGTATACGGTATTCCTTTTACACCACCACCCTAGCTCTCCCTCACCCTATATGTATACTAGTTCAAGCGGTAGAGCAACTGCTTGTTGTTTCAGTCCCAAAGTTTGAAACTTGTTGATCAGCTTCGCTACTAGCTAGCTCCCTACTTTTATAAGAACATATATAATGTATAATATCAGACATAAACCTTCACTGATACTCACTATCTTGGCTTCCACCGCCCTCATCTTACTCACATTCTTCGTTCTCTTAAGCAACCCAAAATCATCATCCTCTAGAGCAGCCGAAAAAACGATGACTCCGCATATTCACGTTCACAAAAACATCCAAATAGCCCAATCCCATTGCGAAGGAACACTTCACCCGGAACTTTGTGTTTCCACTCTCTCCTCATTCCCAAATCTCCACCGTAAATCCATTGCAGAGATCATCTCTTCCACTGTTAAAATCGCAGTGGGTGAGGTCAGAGCCTCCGCCCACAACTGCAGCGACCTTCGTCGACATGTACCCAAACTGGAACCTATTGAAAAACGAGCACTCCAAGACTGTGTTGAACTATTGGGAGAAACTATTGCTGAGCTCAGAACAGCCCTCTCTGATCTTTCCCCTAAGAAATCTGCTTCCAAGCACTACAATGACATCCAAACACTTCTCAGTGCTGCAATGACCAATGAGGATACTTGCCTAGATGGACTCTTCTACAGTACAAAGAATAACTTAACCCGTTATGTAGAGGACAATCTGCATACCATCGCTCACCACGTCAGCAACTCCCTCGCCATGCTCAACAAGATTAAGAGGACATCAGTATCTTCTTCTGACGAAGTGTTTCCCGAGTACGGGGCTATGAAGAATGGGTTCCCGAAATGGCTGAAGAGGCGGGAGAGAGCACTTCTGCAAGTTCCAGTGAATGAGACCAAGTTCGATTTGGCGGTGGCAAAGGATGGCAGTGGTAATTTCACGACTATTAACGAGGCCTTAAGTGCAGCACCCAACTCCACTAACACAAGATTCGTGATCTACATTAAGGAGGGATCTTACTTTGAATACGTGGAGGTAGACAAGAAGAAAAACATGATAATGTTTGTCGGAGATGGCGTCGGAAAGACAAAGATAAAGGGTAACCGGAATCATGTTGATGGATGGACTACTTTCCGATCTGCCACTGTTGGTAAGTTTTACccgtatatatttatatgtatcacGAATGACCTTATCTAAATATTGTTcatttttttattctttaaaaaCAAATTTTATGTTGATTAGAATTGTCATTTGAATTAAATtcttaatatttaagactttaaaataactaaaattttattaattttttccttatttaactatgtaaaaaaaaatcaattaaatattTCCCTTATATAAACTTCTTTTAACATTCCGACTCAATCACTTACTATTCTCTTGGATTAACTGTTACATTTCACAATAAAATAAAAGACTTTTACCTTTTGAATTAGATTGCCTGAGCATTCTTTACCTCCAACGTGACTTCTATTTAAAAGGAAATGGAGTCTTATCTTTTTTAATGAAAAGGTCAATTCTAGGAAAGTTATAAGTGGAATATTGTAAACTagactttaaaatcttaaatctcTAGCTCAACTAAAGTTTAATATATTAAcggtaattataattttattttgtaGCATAATATAATTTATCCAATATAGAATTATTTTTAAAGAAATAATTTAGCTATTGAATTTAAATATAAATTAATATTTGCTACAACTTGGTGAACACTAAAAAGGTAGTAATAAGAGAAAGAACATGAGAAATTCTTTTACTAATttatcaaaatttatttttcaaattgaCATAATAGGGTACATAACTTGTGCCCTTGAGAAGAGAATCGACAacgaaaaaaatcaaaaaataagaaattaattatGTATAATATTAAGAGTCAAATTAATTAAATTGCTATTCATTAATTAATTCACCTTCACTTTCTTAGCTTTTAATTTATAACTCAAATACAaaatttaatataatatttatatgatttttaaaaagtttatacGAATTAAGTTgttaatctatctatctatctatctatctatatatatatatatatatatatatatatatatatatagacctatactatattaaaagcacgaaagtaCTTAACGAGATGTCGTTcgtttttttaccctttaaaactaGCTTTCACGttagacaaaatagtaatttaatttattttcctaaattataggaatagtcatttaattatttttctaatgttTAAAaataatctcttaattattttcctaatacttAGGACTTTGATCTAGAGAATTATATTATTTAATTGGAGTCCTTCATATAAACTCTATCTAGATATAGGGTATTGAATTCCAAGCACTTCACGAGTATTCTTTTTATATTAGGTTTACGAATATTTTTTTGTTATAAAAGTTTAGGTTTAGTCGTCCTAATTTTCCTTTTCTTGGTTTAGTAGCCcgtatttttttcttttccccCCAGTTTTAGGAGTCCTTTTTCAAGGTTTACGAGTATTATTTTTTAACTAACAacatagtcatttaattattatttttttatattttcaatttTGATATCAACTAAATTTTTTGTTATTAAATCATACTTCAGAGAAAGAACAAATATCTAGCGATCACGGACGTAGTAATCTCAAAAGTTCAtcgattctaattttttttaaattcaagtaTCAAACttaactaaaaaaatattttaattttaaggATTCAATAAAAAGAGAAGTGTTCGTAAGATTCAATAACATTAATAGTTGTACTAACATAATAATCCAAAAATGATGTGTCATAGCAATTTTTTCATTATTCTGAACATAGCATTCTTAttggataaaaattataattacggTTAAATATTTAAGACTTGGGATGAGCTAATAATAAGATttgaataaacaaaaataaattattctcttTAACATTAAGAATAAATAATTAAGTCCTTAAATTAATCAACCAGAAAATTTTTTGATTTAACTAATCTGCAAATAAAACAAGTCATTTCTTTCGAAATTCATCATATAAATCAGTTATAATATAGTTTTAAGCGTCAAATAGTTAAAAATACAAATGAGATAAAATATTAGAAGATAAAATATATTCTAAGTGAGTAGTCATTAATTATTTATCTTTCTTTTGGTATTCATTTAAACCAATGACAACTCCGGGTATTTTTTTAAGTACTAAGTTACTTATTGTAAAATAGTATTAAATTAATGTAGACATTTAAAACTTAGCATTTGATAATTTGATTTACATGTTCTTCATGTACTTCATTGGTTGAAGTTAGACAcacgtgcatatatatatatatatatatatatatatatatatatatatatatattgttggtAAGTTTGAGATTGGGCATGTACCCAATCtcaaatttttaaaaaactatataaatattattaaaatttaTGCTTATAAAAAGTACgtataaatataatatttcttGGGCTTATCTTGTTCATTGCATGTCTTTGAATGTTTCTTGTGCCTAATTAAGTTTTATTCAGTAAATAATGTAGACAATATAAAGAATTTCTACCTTATTTTGTAGTTTAATCTTTTACACTCAGTGGGTAAAATTTAAACTCCTTAATTAATAAAGTTACGTTAAAATAAATTTGTCCTTGACCTTTGTCAAAGGAATTTTGGGTGGAATTTACTGGACACCAAGTGGACACATCCGGCCATTGTTTAATGGATTCTTAATATTAGATCCATTTTATACAACTAAGACTGCATGAATTCTTGTTCCCAACGTGCAACCTGTACATTATTaaggttttaatataattttcacTCTAAAGGAACTCATTATGTTTGTACATATCTCGATTTCCAACCATTTAAAGTCAAAAAATGAATCGGCCctctctttatttatttttttggttaaAGGTCCGCATGTCCTCTCATGTGCATAAGAAGACGTcttgttttccttttttcttttttaaattgctCTTAATCCTGACATTAACCCTGAACACCACAAAGTTACCATTCTGTTTGTTTCTTGGAGCCCAATAAAAGATTAATTCCTTTCAGCGCTCGAGAAAATAAAATTTGCTTTGTTGATTTAAATATGATAAATGGACTTTGGGAGAATTGTCCAATACCATATATGCAAACGGGAGCGTGAACAACATAAATGGGGGGCAACATCGATAACAATAATTTGGATTGTCTgactctgataccatgataaatGGACTTTGAGCCTAACTCAGCCCCAAAACCTAGCTtatgaggtgaggattgcccGAGTCCAACTCAAATCCCACACAACTCAACGAAATAACGCAACGACGCGTGACGGTGTCCCTGATACTACATTTGGTTCCTGCATGTTCTTTCTTGAGTCAATTGTCTTTGCTTAACATTTTCCTGTACAATCTAATATCACTTCAAAAAACTTTTAAGTAAACGCACCAGCGAGGAAGCCATAAATTTCGCGATGGATTGTTACTACCTGTTCTTCTAGTTCTTTTGTTTAACATTTCGTGATTCTCTTTTAATGCAGCCGTGGTGGGAAAAGGATTCTTAGCAAAAGGCATCACCTTTGAAAACTATGCGGGACCAAGCAAGCACCAAGCAGTAACTCTTCGGAGTAGCTCAGACTTATCTGCTTTCTACCAATGCAGCTTTGTTGCATACCAAGACACCCTCTACGTCCATTCCCTTCGTCAATTTTATCGCGAGTGCGACATTTATGGAACAGTCGACTTCATCTTTGGTAACGCAGCCGTAGTTCTCCAGAACTGTAACTTATACGCTCGTAAACCAGACCCAAATCAGAGGAACCTGTTCACTGCCCAAGGAAGAGAAGATCCAAACCAGAATACTGGGATTTCAATCCTGAACTGCAAAGTGGAAGCTGCTGCTGATTTAGTTCCAGTTCAATCATCATTCAAGAATTATCTAGGACGTCCCTGGAAAGAATATTCGAGAACTGTCTTTCTTCAATCGTACATTGGCAGCTTAATAGAACCTGCTGGATGGTTGGAATGGAATGGTAATTTTGCATTGAAGACACTGTACTATGGAGAGTACATGAACAGAGGACCAGGTTCAAATACTAGTGTTAGAGTGAAATGGCCTGGTTATAGAGTCATCAACAGTTCCGCCGAGACCAGTCAATTCACAGTTGGGAATTTCATTCAGGGAGGGGAATGGCTACCAGCCACAGGCTTTCCTTTTTATCTTAATTTTACTTTCTCCTAATAGTTTCTCTTACAATTTTATAGATGCTAGCTTCAAGATTGTTTTCCAGTGAACTGATTAATTCCCCGTTTGAGGAATGTGAAATCAAGTCGATAGCCTGTATTGTTGGGGAAGTTCGTGTCATTTGTTTTACTTATTCACAGGAATAATGATCTGAAATTCTACATATTATTTCGAAAAAGAATTCTCAACTGTTATGAACTCTACTCAAGAGTTGAGCCTGGAGGAGCATGAAGATCAACTTGGGCCTGCTCTAAATTAAGATGCAGTGAAAGAGCTAGCCAACCCGACAAAATATTACTCCCTCTGTCCCCAATTTATTTATTGGAGTTCAGATTTCGAGCATCAAATGAGTTTTTTGAATGgttaattattgtgacttatatACTTTTTTTATGTTGAttctaaatatgtaaattttattttaaaaaactttaattttttttatttaaattcatTGTCAAAATTAAGAAGTTTGACTCTCGCTTCGTCACATATGAGATAGATGGAGTAGCAGATTTTGAGTGGGAGACTAGTTGAAATTACAAGTAACTTGAAGCTACAAAAGAGAATAGGGATTGTACGCGACAGTAGTCGATGTATTTACGTTATTGTATTCCTGAATACAGTAGTGGAATTCGCCTAAAAAATAGGGAAGTCTAGCTGTGTGACtgtattcgttgtattcgcgCTAATGTATTCATGAAGACATTAGCGGAATTAGCCTAAAAATAGGGGAATTCAGTTATTTAATAACGAAAATATGATCAATTAGcgtgtatcactcctaatttaactcaacaaaatcaattctacatAAATTTCGCTGCTACTGGGATGTATTTCATGTATTCGCGCGACTGTATTAATAAGTACAATGAGGAAATTACTGTATTTACGGGGGTTTACGGGTATtcaaaaaaatgcttttgaagAGAATAAGAAATAGTTTTggagaaacagaaaaaaataatttatctcAAGAAGCAcctttttgaaaaatacttttgagaaaaaaaatacacttagaagcagtttttaaaagtttggtcaaacactaattactgttcagaagtgcttttcaaattaattagccaaacacaaactacttctcatcaaaagtttttttaaaaaattctttttaaaataagctgatttttgcagcttggccaaacaggctataagagtAGATCAAGCAAGTGGGAGGATCATAAAATTACAAAACTGGTTTTTAAGTTTTATTTAATATAACAGATGTTAAGCTACCAATTACTTTACTAATAATTCATATAACTCCATATAGTAAGTTCTTTTGGTATTGTCCACGTATCTGTCTTAAGTCCATCAAAAAGGGGTGAATACGATTATACGAATGATATATAGAGGTTGGAATGATGAGTCCTATATATAGCAGCACACAGCCCATGCCTCTTTAGTTGTTAGAGTTGCGCCCCATGACTGGATTGAGAATGCAGTAAATCCTCTCTAGCTACCATTCTTGTTTCTTTAAATCCTCTCCTAATGGCAGCTTAGAGGAAACGAATAAGGGGGCTTCTCACGACTCTATCAACATTCAATTGGCTCAATCTTCATCTGACTCTTGCTGAGGAGCGCATTCCCATCTTACTTATCATTTTACAACTCAGAAAAGTTTGCAGGATATAAACACATGCAGGAAATTAATATGAAGTAGTATTAGGATAAAGTAGACTTTTAGAAATGAATAGATACATGTGCTTTTTGCATGTGGAAAGAGATGAGAGAGCACATGGCGATATGATGAACCTGATACAAACTTCAGCTCTGGACCATGGCCTAGCTTAGCTTTTTCTGCTGACCAGAATTTGGATTTTTCTCAACCTCTTTGTCCTAGTAGTAATGTTAAAATTTTCACTTCTATCCAGAAATTAATTGAAGTAAGGaaccccctcccctcccctcccctcccctcccccaaACCCTCCCATAACTATTCAAGATTACTAGAAAGGCCCCTGTGGATGAGGTTTTATCATTTATTACAGGCACAGAGGCACTTCCCAGTTCTCCACCAATCCACAGCCTTCTTTTCATTCTTAATTACTAGTCGCTTTTGCCTGTCAGTAAGTCTTGACCACTCTTCTCGTTGAGTGTGACCCTTCATCACTTTTCCCAGCTTTACATATTCACACACAAAAGCTAGCTACCAAACAGGACAAAAGAGTTAAAATCAGTATTACATCGATTGGAGAATTCTTAACCAATTTATGTTGATATATTCCAAATCTGATAAACTTAATTACCTTCCCATTTTTGTGGGGCACAAAAACATTAGTACTAGTAATATTATTTGGGGAGTCTATTAtggcttatattattttgtacTATGTAATTTTTAAATTCATAACTTTTATTTTCAAGAACTTAAAGAACTTACACCGAAAACTAAGTACTTTGGTTCTAAAAATTATTAACaagcaaaataataggaaaagGACGCATTTTCTTAAAATTCTTTTCCTTTTGAGCTCAATGAGTCAAAATGGTAAGGGAAGGAACATTCCTTTTATTGGAGAATAGCTAACAGCAGGAAATGGAAGAGTAACACGAAGAAAATTCTACTACTTATTTCTTTCTTTCTAGACGTATGTAGTACCAAAATGTAAGGAGAAATGCAATGAAAGATGGGGAGTTGTTGGTAGATTGTGCAATGGAGTCTGTCCCAAATCGATTGATACACAGCTTCTTGATTCAAGTGCATTGAGCATGAGAGGCGTGGCATGGGCCTTTTTTGACCACTTTCTTCACTCCAGATTCAAACACCACACCATCCTCATATTCCTCTACTTTATCCGACACAAAACTTCATTCTTCTCTGCAGTATCGTTTTTTTCCTCTTCGTAAATTTAA
It includes:
- the LOC104089379 gene encoding pectinesterase-like, with translation MYNIRHKPSLILTILASTALILLTFFVLLSNPKSSSSRAAEKTMTPHIHVHKNIQIAQSHCEGTLHPELCVSTLSSFPNLHRKSIAEIISSTVKIAVGEVRASAHNCSDLRRHVPKLEPIEKRALQDCVELLGETIAELRTALSDLSPKKSASKHYNDIQTLLSAAMTNEDTCLDGLFYSTKNNLTRYVEDNLHTIAHHVSNSLAMLNKIKRTSVSSSDEVFPEYGAMKNGFPKWLKRRERALLQVPVNETKFDLAVAKDGSGNFTTINEALSAAPNSTNTRFVIYIKEGSYFEYVEVDKKKNMIMFVGDGVGKTKIKGNRNHVDGWTTFRSATVAVVGKGFLAKGITFENYAGPSKHQAVTLRSSSDLSAFYQCSFVAYQDTLYVHSLRQFYRECDIYGTVDFIFGNAAVVLQNCNLYARKPDPNQRNLFTAQGREDPNQNTGISILNCKVEAAADLVPVQSSFKNYLGRPWKEYSRTVFLQSYIGSLIEPAGWLEWNGNFALKTLYYGEYMNRGPGSNTSVRVKWPGYRVINSSAETSQFTVGNFIQGGEWLPATGFPFYLNFTFS